A region of Rhodamnia argentea isolate NSW1041297 chromosome 9, ASM2092103v1, whole genome shotgun sequence DNA encodes the following proteins:
- the LOC115752988 gene encoding carboxy-terminal domain RNA polymerase II polypeptide A small phosphatase 1-like produces MKSKWPPKKPNQRLSFSSPSPIPNHPPTPPLSLSCQEPEMVSRIIRRTPTKSLKDCRSRRGCRHRKKSPVKKAAAAGSFIATINKSLHSCQRRLVKIFSKLAHIGTPSRHKGFKVLKKVADESPSLAGASLCRSLSFNVENYRLPPLVSPAKTTVFLDLDETLVHSQTDPPPEKVDFVVQPSINGERLNFYVLKRPGVDEFLRVMSAKFELVIFTAGLKEYASLVLDRLDQKRSLISHRLYRDSCEEVDGKFVKDLSRMGRDMKRVVIVDDNPNAYLFQPENAIAVSPFVNDLSDVELGKLVKFFEGTDGFDDMREAVKQYRAGEDAKLEV; encoded by the coding sequence ATGAAATCAAAATGGCCCCCCAAAAAGCCAAACCAACGCCTCTCATTTTCCTCACCGTCTCCAATTCCCAACCACCCCccaaccccccctctctctctctcgtgtcaaGAACCAGAGATGGTGTCAAGAATCATCAGAAGAACACCGACCAAGTCCTTGAAGGACTGCCGCAGCCGCCGCGGCTGCCGCCACCGCAAGAAGTCCCCCGTCAAGAAGGCGGCCGCTGCTGGCTCCTTCATTGCGACTATCAACAAGTCCCTCCACTCGTGTCAGCGCCGCCTCGTCAAGATCTTCTCCAAGTTGGCCCACATCGGCACTCCGAGCCGCCACAAGGGCTTCAAGGTCCTCAAAAAGGTTGCCGACGAGTCGCCGTCCCTTGCCGGGGCCAGCTTATGCAGATCCCTCTCCTTCAATGTTGAGAATTACCGGCTCCCACCGCTGGTGTCACCAGCCAAGACGACCGTCTTTCTCGACCTCGATGAGACGCTGGTCCACTCGCAGACCGACCCACCTCCCGAGAAGGTCGATTTCGTTGTCCAGCCATCGATAAACGGTGAAAGGTTGAATTTTTACGTGCTTAAGCGCCCCGGGGTGGATGAATTCCTGCGCGTGATGAGCGCAAAGTTCGAACTGGTGATCTTCACGGCCGGCCTTAAAGAGTACGCCTCACTGGTGCTTGACCGCCTCGACCAGAAAAGGTCGCTGATATCACACCGGCTGTACCGGGATTCGTGCGAGGAAGTGGATGGGAAGTTCGTGAAGGACTTGTCCAGGATGGGGAGGGACATGAAGAGGGTGGTGATCGTCGACGATAACCCGAATGCTTACTTGTTTCAGCCGGAGAACGCAATCGCTGTCAGCCCGTTTGTCAATGATCTCAGCGATGTGGAGCTCGGGAAGTTGGTTAAGTTCTTTGAAGGCACTGATGGGTTTGATGACATGAGGGAGGCTGTGAAGCAGTACCGAGCTGGAGAAGATGCGAAGCTGGAAGTGTGA